A region from the Brassica napus cultivar Da-Ae chromosome C8, Da-Ae, whole genome shotgun sequence genome encodes:
- the LOC111208866 gene encoding zinc finger MYM-type protein 1-like: MQGSMDRFLVKSANLNESGRSGDEFDDPMEDENEINDEDVNEEDKEVEDDVTDVTEEDDNLSEKENEDVNDQVQDNTDMGRILDIYDPGNWGQVKPALKLVMVEKGPAQRLPSDFIFPREKASGRHFSHAYYTRSLSNGKKQDRRWLVYSKTLDKIFCICCKLFTHNQSHLVSKGFNDWKNILERLRHHETSHEHIKCMSQWMELELRLQKNQTIDKHIQEELSKERNHWKDVMVRIFSLVKTLAKQNLAFRGRKEKLKVDGNGNFLSFIDSMAEWDPVMREHVRRFEDGESRYHYLSNRIQNELIGMIADKIKGMIIKKIQSAKYFSVIVDCTPDISHHEQMTLILRCVDVSSAASAKIEEFFLTFLIVNDTSGEGLFREIQNVLVSLDLNIDDVRGQGYDNGSNMKGKHKGVQKRFIDVNPRAFYTPCGCHSLNLALCDMASTSEKASSFFGIIQRIYRVFASSTKQWKILEDMVGGLTVKSLSKTRWESHVECVKAIRFQAPKIRDALIYIAETTKDPTTKSDAECLVTSETHGIGNYEFLLSMVIWYKLLFAVNTVSKSLQSEKMNIEGAVSQLEGLLSFFRNYRERGFESAKTDVKKIAEAMEIEATFPTQKKRVIKRKRFFDEEPELVDESVDLSPEESFRTSYFLQVMDQALYSLETRFEQFQKYEQTFGFLFDLEKLKSASEDSLMASCTNLEAALKHVHHSDVIGDDLCFELMVLKEALPQDYKRPLEVLNFLKGREECYPNSWIAYQILLTIPVSVATAERSFSKLKLIKSYLRSTIIRKVKWSSNYIDRERIS; this comes from the coding sequence ATGCAAGGTTCTATGGACAGATTTCTTGTAAAATCAGCAAATCTTAATGAATCCGGTAGAAGTGGTGATGAGTTTGATGATCCaatggaagatgagaatgaAATAAATGATGAGGATGTCAATGAAGAAGATAAGGAGGTTGAAGATGATGTTACTGATGTCACTGAAGAGGATGATAATCTAAGTGAAAAGGAGAATGAAGACGTGAATGATCAAGTTCAAGATAATACTGATATGGGTAGAATCTTAGATATCTATGATCCTGGAAATTGGGGACAAGTCAAACCTGCATTAAAACTTGTTATGGTTGAAAAAGGTCCTGCTCAAAGACTACCGAGTGATTTTATCTTTCCAAGAGAGAAAGCAAGTGGTCGACATTTTTCTCATGCATACTATACACGATCTTTGAGTAATGGAAAGAAGCAAGACAGACGTTGGCTAGTTTACTCAAAAACATTAGATAAAATCTTTTGTATTTGCTGTAAATTGTTCACTCACAATCAAAGTCACTTGGTATCTAAAGGATTCAATGAttggaaaaatattttggaaaggTTAAGGCATCACGAGACAAGCCACGAGCATATCAAATGCATGAGCCAGTGGATGGAATTAGAATTGAGGCTGCAGAAAAACCAAACAATTGATAAGCATATTCAAGAAGAACTCAGCAAAGAGAGGAATCATTGGAAAGATGTGATGGTCAGAATTTTTTCATTGGTAAAAACTCTTGCTAAACAAAATTTGGCATTCCGTGGGAGAAAGGAAAAGCTAAAAGTAGATGGTAATGGAAATTTCTTAAGTTTTATTGACTCAATGGCTGAGTGGGATCCGGTAATGAGAGAACATGTTAGAAGGTTTGAAGATGGGGAATCTCGTTATCACTATCTCAGTAACAGAATTCAGAATGAGTTGATAGGAATGATTGCTGATAAGATCAAGGGTATGATCATAAAAAAGATTCAAAGTGCCAAGTATTTTTCAGTCATTGTTGACTGTACTCCAGATATTAGTCATCATGAACAGATGACTCTTATCCTTCGATGTGTTGATGTTTCATCTGCAGCTTCAGCTAAGATAGAAGAATTTTTTCTCACATTCTTGATAGTTAATGATACATCTGGAGAAGGGCTTTTCCGTGAGATTCAGAATGTATTGGTTTCTCTAGATTTAAATATTGATGATGTGAGGGGACAAGGATATGATAATGGATCCAATATGAAGGGAAAACATAAAGGAGTACAAAAAAGGTTTATTGATGTTAATCCACGTGCATTTTATACACCGTGTGGGTGTCACAGTCTTAATCTTGCTCTTTGTGATATGGCAAGCACTTCTGAAAAAGCTAGTTCATTCTTTGGGATAATTCAGCGTATTTATCGCGTCTTTGCATCTTCAACGAAGCAGTGGAAAATTTTAGAAGATATGGTGGGAGGTTTGACAGTTAAATCTTTATCGAAAACACGGTGGGAAAGTCATGTTGAATGTGTCAAGGCAATAAGGTTTCAAGCTCCAAAGATAAGAGATGCTTTAATTTATATAGCAGAGACTACTAAGGATCCGACAACAAAAAGCGATGCTGAGTGTCTTGTTACAAGCGAGACACATGGGATTGGAAATTATGAATTCTTGTTGTCTATGGTGATTTGGTACAAACTGTTATTTGCTGTTAACACCGTAAGCAAGAGTTTGCAGTCAGAAAAAATGAACATTGAAGGTGCTGTTTCCCAGTTGGAAggacttctttctttttttcggaattatagagagagaggctttgaaagtgcaaaaacagatgttaaaaaaattgcagAAGCTATGGAGATTGAAGCCACATTCCCAACACAGAAAAAGCGTGTCATCAAAAGGAAAAGGTTCTTTGATGAGGAACCAGAGTTAGTTGATGAGTCTGTAGATCTATCTCCGGAAGAGAGCTTCAGAACTTCTTATTTCCTCCAAGTCATGGATCAAGCTCTTTATTCTCTTGAAACAAGGTTTGAGCAATTTCAGAAGTATGAACAAACATTTGGTTTTCTCTTTGATTTGGAGAAACTGAAATCAGCGAGTGAAGATAGTTTGATGGCATCTTGTACCAATCTTGAAGCAGCTTTAAAGCATGTACATCATTCTGATGTTATTGGGGATGATTTGTGTTTTGAACTGATGGTTCTAAAAGAGGCATTGCCACAAGATTACAAGAGACCTCTTGAAGTTTTGAACTTCTTGAAAGGAAGGGAAGAGTGTTATCCAAACTCATGGATTGCTTATCAAATATTATTGACGATTCCAGTTTCTGTCGCCACTGCTGAAAGAAGCTTTTCCAAGTTAAAGCTAATAAAGTCTTATCTTCGATCAACCATCATAAGAAAGGTTAAATGGTCTAGCAATTATATCGATCGAGAGAGAATTAGTTAG